TCTCCAAGTGCCTGTAAAGATGGGAGTCCTTGCATCTGATAATCTTAGAAACAATATGCAACTGCCTTCGGATCCCTAGCTCGTCGAGCCTAAAATTATGTCGAGCCTTCTTCATGAAACCCACAAAACACCAGAAAGCCTCATGATCCTCTGTCATTACAGCTGCTATAGGAGAAAGTAGATCACTCATACCCTGGCAGTAACCAATTTCGGGGTCATACAGTGCATATGCTTCAAGAATAGCAACCAGTCGAGCAGCATGGAAAACTCTACAAGGCTCCAGGTGATCGTAATCCTTCAACCCAACAGCCTCCGCAGACCGTCGTGCCCTATCCTCTGATACTTCAGCTTGAGTTGGGGAGTAAGGGATCCAATCTGCATTAGTTCGTACTGCATCAAGGCGTATGATCCGCTTCCATGTGCTAAAATCCTCACTGGTTAGCGTTGATTGGACTTCTGTCCTCAAGGGAGATACATCATCCTTGGTAGTCATGTCAGAatcattcttttccttttcttcacaTGAGGGGCAAGCCTGAATCACCTCAGATTCTACAGAAGAGTCTGAGTCAGATGAGTCAGAGTTAAGTGCTTTGGAATCAGCATTTGTGTTTCGTCTTGAAGTATCATCTCCATCCAACAATATAGTGGAAGGGTCATCTGAGTATTCAGAATCTGCGATTCTGTCTTCACTAGAAAGGGACTCCCTGGCACTAACCACATCCTCAGAGCAAGGAGAATCTGTCTCAGGACAACTGTCCCCGTTCAACTTAGAGCTCCCATTGATGCACTTTATGACCCGACGGCACTGTCTGCGCAGTTTCTCATATTCCTTTCTGCAACCAGATACCACAAAGTTAGAAGAGTGGAGTAGAAGCAAAAAATTGCATGAACTGGCAAAAATGTGCATTCAATTTGTGCAATAGTGATAGGGAAGAAACTCTTAAATGAATTTGGGACTAGTACCTTTTCTGAGATCTTACTATATCCCTTTCTTCTTTCGAACTGTTTAAATCATAGCTGTTGACAGAAAGATAACCAATGAGCATGAGTATGGTTTTGCAACCTTCCCAAATACAACATAGCTATATAATTTGTAACATGACACAGCAGCAGAGGAAGCATAATGATGGCCATATAATAATTGTAATATTAGACATGCAATTTTGGCCAAATTCTACTAGCAAACTTTGAACTCATGCCAACACTTACGAAGGAATCTCATAAGCTTTTCATATgccaaaaaaactaaaaacaagtGTTGCTTGAAGTTTCACATCAATTAACCTACAAAGTTTATGTTCACGGAAGTCCCACACCACAGGCCTAACTTAAGCTCTCATGACCCAAAACAGACCCATCTACAACCACAAGCAGACCTGAACATGAGCTTAGAAGTATCTATCAACCTGAACATGAGCTTAGAATTATAAATCTATCAATCGATCTGTGGGATTAGGATCTTTGAGCCTCTtcggagcaaaaaaaaaaaaaaaaatctagtccTCTCATAAGCATGGTAAAGCATAGCACCTGATGGGGAAGCTAAGATATCAAACAACAAGGTCTACCTCAAAGATGCAAGCTAGTAGTATGTAGTAATACTGTAAGTTAAAATGACATGATAGATGTTGAGATGCTTACACTCCAAGGAGAAATGGCCAAACCTCCGCCCTAATACTTGGATCAACACCCTACAATAAACAATTGAAGATGAATAATGTCAACCATTGTACTGTCATAATTCTGTGAGCAACAAGCATATAGGAAGACTGTGATGGTAACTCACCCCACTACGGACTTTTTTCACCAATTTGACTCCACCGTCGCGAAGTCTTCCATCTGGTGTAAAAAAATGTCTCCATTGCTGAAGTGAAAGGGCGTGCTTTCTTTTCCGGCGAGACCATGGTGACTTAAGACGAACCCTGAAAAC
This portion of the Rosa chinensis cultivar Old Blush chromosome 1, RchiOBHm-V2, whole genome shotgun sequence genome encodes:
- the LOC112184272 gene encoding rab GTPase-activating protein 22 isoform X3; the protein is MFPSGAGDVFRSGGGGGLWSAAPSHVAVGVTVLAGLAVVMALFCTSSRALRRSQTSLPSNSSSPSSSSSSSSSSSYSWVQLRSVLLVVTSSSPAHCSSSSDRVRLKSPWSRRKRKHALSLQQWRHFFTPDGRLRDGGVKLVKKVRSGGVDPSIRAEVWPFLLGVYDLNSSKEERDIVRSQKRKEYEKLRRQCRRVIKCINGSSKLNGDSCPETDSPCSEDVVSARESLSSEDRIADSEYSDDPSTILLDGDDTSRRNTNADSKALNSDSSDSDSSVESEVIQACPSCEEKEKNDSDMTTKDDVSPLRTEVQSTLTSEDFSTWKRIIRLDAVRTNADWIPYSPTQAEVSEDRARRSAEAVGLKDYDHLEPCRVFHAARLVAILEAYALYDPEIGYCQGMSDLLSPIAAVMTEDHEAFWCFVGFMKKARHNFRLDELGIRRQLHIVSKIIRCKDSHLYRHLEKLQAEDCFFVYRMVVVLFRRELTFDQTICLWEVMWADQAAVRAGIGKSAWSRIRQRAPPTEDLLLYAIAASVLQKRKLIIEKYSSMDEIIRECNSMSGQLDIWKLLDDAHDLVVNLHDKIETSISAPSLS
- the LOC112184272 gene encoding rab GTPase-activating protein 22 isoform X2, which translates into the protein MFPSGAGDVFRSGGGGGLWSAAPSHVAVGVTVLAGLAVVMALFCTSSRVRLKSPWSRRKRKHALSLQQWRHFFTPDGRLRDGGVKLVKKVRSGGVDPSIRAEVWPFLLGVYDLNSSKEERDIVRSQKRKEYEKLRRQCRRVIKCINGSSKLNGDSCPETDSPCSEDVVSARESLSSEDRIADSEYSDDPSTILLDGDDTSRRNTNADSKALNSDSSDSDSSVESEVIQACPSCEEKEKNDSDMTTKDDVSPLRTEVQSTLTSEDFSTWKRIIRLDAVRTNADWIPYSPTQAEVSEDRARRSAEAVGLKDYDHLEPCRVFHAARLVAILEAYALYDPEIGYCQGMSDLLSPIAAVMTEDHEAFWCFVGFMKKARHNFRLDELGIRRQLHIVSKIIRCKDSHLYRHLEKLQAEDCFFVYRMVVVLFRRELTFDQTICLWEVMWADQAAVRAGIGKSAWSRIRQRAPPTEDLLLYAIAASVLQKRKLIIEKYSSMDEIIRECNSMSGQLDIWKLLDDAHDLVVNLHDKIETSISAPSLS
- the LOC112184272 gene encoding rab GTPase-activating protein 22 isoform X1, with amino-acid sequence MRALRRSQTSLPSNSSSPSSSSSSSSSSSYSWVQLRSVLLVVTSSSPAHCSSSSDRVRLKSPWSRRKRKHALSLQQWRHFFTPDGRLRDGGVKLVKKVRSGGVDPSIRAEVWPFLLGVYDLNSSKEERDIVRSQKRKEYEKLRRQCRRVIKCINGSSKLNGDSCPETDSPCSEDVVSARESLSSEDRIADSEYSDDPSTILLDGDDTSRRNTNADSKALNSDSSDSDSSVESEVIQACPSCEEKEKNDSDMTTKDDVSPLRTEVQSTLTSEDFSTWKRIIRLDAVRTNADWIPYSPTQAEVSEDRARRSAEAVGLKDYDHLEPCRVFHAARLVAILEAYALYDPEIGYCQGMSDLLSPIAAVMTEDHEAFWCFVGFMKKARHNFRLDELGIRRQLHIVSKIIRCKDSHLYRHLEKLQAEDCFFVYRMVVVLFRRELTFDQTICLWEVMWADQAAVRAGIGKSAWSRIRQRAPPTEDLLLYAIAASVLQKRKLIIEKYSSMDEIIRECNSMSGQLDIWKLLDDAHDLVVNLHDKIETSISAPSLS